The following proteins come from a genomic window of Flavobacteriaceae bacterium MAR_2010_188:
- a CDS encoding CarboxypepD_reg-like domain-containing protein: MEFFNMKNYFLLLILVQFSFLTFSQTKVSGEVFDEKNDPIAFCNVLFKGTSTGTITNENGVFYLESAETQDTLVISFLGYQRLEFPLIQKVSYNLKFNLKEESEELGQVMIVAGKQSKKNNPAIDILRKIWERKRQNGLRQFNQYQYDKYEKVEFDLNTIDSATIKSKLFKGMEFVFDKVDTSNVTGKTYLPMFINESISKVVGDNILNKEKEDLQGNKNSGFSNNQIVVDFVQDLYSEYDIYENYLRFFDKSFISPLSKTGINTYNYVLADSAFIKDKWCYNIIYYPRRKNELTFKGDFWVNDSTWAIKEINMQASKSANINWVKEIYIEQEFEVLNDSVFLIERDYFMSDFAFNKKEESKGIYGKRTTLYDNYKFNQKVDPKYYDREVYYYDQDVYNRPDDFWEQNRLEKLNQDEKGIYQMLDTLKTVKKFQRLYNLGSILASGYIEFPSINFDYGPIFSTFGFNEVEGVRIRGGGRTYFGQNDIWRLEGFGAYGFRDDKFKYGISGKWLIDKKSRFIISGGNRRDVEQIGASLTLSTDVLGRGLASSAVVGTSANDKLTSINITTFAAEIEPVRNLIFRASGNYRTLASASKTFSLDFFDDEEADGISSEIKQFESSLSIEYYPNRKMTGFGVERRTANDGFPQLFTQVSRGDKSLFNSDFDYTKVQFSYIQPWQIGGIGRLTSVVEVGKTFGAVPLGLLSVIPGNQSYFNIFNTFNQLDFYEFVTDTYASVHLEHNFNGRIFARVPFLRKANLREIIGVRGAYGEISDENRALNATGEAYLAPSDEPYYEYYFGVGNIFKILRIDVNFRGNYKDLPDARNFGVTGSFGFYF; this comes from the coding sequence ATGGAGTTTTTTAATATGAAGAACTATTTTCTTTTACTCATACTAGTTCAATTTTCATTTTTGACTTTTTCCCAAACTAAGGTGAGTGGAGAAGTTTTTGACGAGAAAAATGACCCTATTGCCTTTTGTAACGTACTTTTTAAAGGAACTTCTACCGGAACCATCACCAATGAGAATGGCGTCTTCTATTTAGAATCGGCGGAAACACAAGATACCTTGGTAATTTCCTTTTTAGGATATCAGCGTTTAGAATTTCCTCTTATTCAAAAGGTCAGCTATAATCTTAAATTCAACCTAAAGGAAGAATCCGAAGAATTGGGACAGGTTATGATTGTTGCTGGTAAACAATCAAAAAAGAACAATCCCGCAATCGACATTTTACGAAAAATTTGGGAACGAAAGCGCCAAAATGGTCTTAGACAGTTTAATCAATATCAATACGATAAGTACGAAAAAGTAGAATTTGACCTCAACACCATCGACAGTGCAACCATAAAAAGTAAGCTTTTTAAGGGGATGGAATTTGTCTTCGATAAAGTTGATACTTCTAATGTAACGGGAAAAACCTATCTCCCCATGTTCATCAACGAGTCAATAAGCAAGGTTGTTGGAGATAATATCCTTAACAAAGAGAAAGAAGATCTTCAGGGAAATAAGAATTCAGGTTTCAGCAATAATCAGATTGTAGTAGATTTTGTGCAAGACCTTTATTCTGAATACGATATCTATGAAAATTACTTACGCTTCTTTGATAAAAGCTTTATTAGTCCGCTTTCTAAAACCGGTATCAACACTTATAATTATGTGCTTGCTGATAGTGCATTTATAAAAGATAAATGGTGCTATAACATTATCTATTATCCCCGCCGTAAAAATGAACTCACCTTTAAAGGCGATTTTTGGGTGAATGACAGTACTTGGGCAATCAAGGAAATAAACATGCAAGCATCAAAAAGTGCAAACATAAACTGGGTAAAGGAAATTTATATTGAACAAGAATTTGAAGTGCTGAACGATTCTGTTTTCTTGATAGAACGCGATTACTTTATGTCTGATTTCGCCTTTAATAAAAAGGAAGAGTCAAAAGGAATCTACGGTAAGCGAACAACTCTTTATGACAATTATAAATTCAACCAGAAAGTAGACCCAAAATATTATGATAGGGAAGTCTACTATTACGATCAAGATGTCTACAATCGTCCAGATGATTTTTGGGAGCAGAACCGTTTAGAAAAACTTAATCAAGATGAAAAGGGCATTTATCAAATGCTCGATACATTGAAAACGGTTAAGAAATTCCAACGATTATATAATCTTGGAAGCATCTTAGCATCAGGTTATATAGAGTTCCCAAGTATCAATTTCGATTACGGTCCAATTTTTTCAACTTTTGGTTTTAATGAAGTTGAAGGGGTTAGGATTAGAGGAGGCGGAAGAACTTATTTTGGCCAAAACGATATCTGGAGATTGGAAGGATTCGGTGCGTACGGTTTTAGGGATGATAAATTTAAATACGGAATTTCCGGGAAATGGCTGATCGATAAGAAAAGCAGGTTTATTATTTCCGGAGGCAATCGGCGCGATGTAGAACAGATTGGGGCCAGCCTTACTCTTTCAACGGATGTCCTCGGCCGCGGTCTTGCTTCATCTGCAGTTGTAGGGACTAGTGCCAACGATAAGCTAACCAGTATAAATATCACAACTTTTGCTGCAGAGATAGAGCCTGTTAGAAACCTAATCTTCCGCGCCAGTGGTAATTACAGAACCTTGGCTTCGGCATCTAAAACGTTCAGCTTAGATTTCTTCGATGATGAGGAGGCAGATGGGATTTCTTCAGAAATAAAACAGTTTGAAAGTTCATTGTCTATCGAATATTATCCAAATCGTAAAATGACTGGCTTTGGGGTGGAAAGACGTACCGCAAATGACGGATTTCCGCAACTATTCACTCAAGTAAGTAGAGGGGACAAGAGTCTGTTCAATAGTGATTTTGACTATACCAAAGTTCAATTTTCTTATATACAGCCTTGGCAGATTGGCGGTATTGGTCGTTTAACTTCTGTAGTGGAGGTTGGTAAAACTTTTGGCGCAGTTCCATTAGGGCTTTTGAGTGTCATTCCGGGTAATCAATCTTACTTCAATATTTTTAATACATTCAATCAACTAGATTTTTACGAATTCGTTACCGACACCTATGCTTCGGTACATCTTGAGCATAACTTTAACGGTCGGATTTTCGCTAGAGTACCATTCTTAAGGAAGGCAAACCTTCGTGAGATTATAGGTGTTCGCGGTGCTTATGGTGAAATCTCTGATGAAAACCGGGCCTTAAATGCGACGGGTGAGGCTTACCTTGCTCCATCTGATGAGCCATACTACGAATATTATTTTGGAGTAGGGAACATCTTCAAAATTCTCAGGATTGATGTGAATTTTAGAGGAAACTATAAAGACTTACCAGACGCTAGAAACTTTGGAGTAACAGGAAGTTTTGGGTTTTACTTTTAA